In Leuconostocaceae bacterium ESL0723, the following proteins share a genomic window:
- the uvrB gene encoding excinuclease ABC subunit UvrB, whose amino-acid sequence MITHQEKRDFDLVSKYQPTGDQPQAINQLVTGLDNGVKEQILLGATGTGKTFTMSNVIAKHKKPTLVLSHNKTLAGQLYSELKEFFPNNAVEYFVSYYDYYQPEAYVPSSDTFIEKDSSINDEIDKLRNSATSSLFERDDVIVVASVSSIFGLGDPHQYRDHVISLRTGNEYGRNQLLYDLVNIQFSRNDIDFQRGTFRVRGDVVEIFPASQDEVALRIEFFGDEIDRIREVNALTGETIAEREHVAIFPAKHFMTDDNRMQQALKGIRGEMEEQVKLFQSQGKLLEAQRIKQRTEYDLAMLEEMGFTSGIENYSRWMDGRQAGEAPFTLLDFFPKDYLLVVDESHVTMPQVRGMYNGDRARKQTLVDYGFRLPSALDNRPLKLPEFEKHVNQIIYMSATPGDYELERVPEKDIAQQIIRPTGLLDPDVEVRPVMGQIDDLVGEINKRIDKDERVFITTLTKRMSEDLTDYLKDLGIKVAYLHSDIKTLERTEIIRDLRLGKYDVLIGINLLREGIDVPETSLVAILDADKEGFLRNSRSLIQTMGRAARNANGHVIMYADQVTKAMKTAIDETKRRRTIQQEYNQEHGIVPQTIKKDIRDLISVTHAVEVNDKNVDLTEVDFGDLPEDEQQEILQNLTQQMKAAAKVLDFETAAKMRDQIDKLKADAGLIKKK is encoded by the coding sequence GAAGCCGACCCTGGTTTTAAGCCACAACAAGACCCTGGCCGGCCAGCTCTATAGTGAGCTCAAGGAATTTTTCCCCAATAACGCGGTGGAATACTTTGTTTCTTACTATGATTATTATCAGCCTGAAGCCTATGTGCCTAGTTCTGATACTTTCATTGAGAAGGATTCTTCGATTAACGATGAAATTGATAAGCTGCGTAACTCCGCGACCAGCTCCCTGTTTGAACGAGATGATGTGATTGTGGTGGCCTCGGTATCGTCCATCTTCGGACTGGGTGACCCTCACCAGTACCGTGACCACGTAATCAGTCTGCGGACGGGGAACGAGTATGGCCGAAACCAGCTGCTCTATGACCTGGTTAACATCCAATTTAGCCGGAATGATATCGACTTCCAACGTGGAACTTTTCGGGTGCGCGGGGATGTCGTCGAGATTTTCCCAGCTTCCCAGGATGAAGTGGCCCTGCGGATTGAATTCTTCGGGGACGAAATTGACCGGATTCGGGAAGTAAACGCCCTGACTGGGGAAACGATTGCTGAACGTGAGCACGTGGCTATTTTCCCAGCCAAGCACTTCATGACCGATGATAACCGGATGCAACAGGCTCTAAAGGGAATCCGCGGTGAGATGGAGGAGCAGGTCAAGCTCTTCCAGTCCCAGGGTAAGCTGTTGGAAGCTCAGCGGATTAAGCAACGGACCGAGTATGACCTGGCCATGCTAGAGGAAATGGGCTTTACCAGCGGGATTGAGAACTATTCACGCTGGATGGACGGCCGTCAGGCTGGCGAGGCGCCTTTTACCCTGTTAGACTTCTTCCCAAAGGACTATCTCTTGGTTGTCGATGAGAGTCACGTGACCATGCCCCAGGTACGAGGCATGTACAACGGTGACCGGGCGCGGAAGCAGACCCTGGTGGACTATGGTTTCCGGCTGCCTTCAGCCCTGGATAACCGGCCTTTAAAGCTACCTGAGTTTGAAAAGCACGTTAATCAGATTATTTACATGTCGGCCACCCCTGGTGATTATGAGCTGGAGCGGGTACCAGAAAAGGATATTGCCCAGCAGATTATCCGGCCAACTGGTCTCTTGGATCCTGATGTGGAAGTCCGGCCAGTGATGGGTCAGATTGATGACCTGGTTGGCGAGATTAACAAGCGCATCGACAAGGATGAGCGCGTCTTTATCACGACCTTGACCAAGCGGATGTCGGAAGATTTGACTGACTATTTGAAGGACCTGGGTATTAAGGTCGCTTACCTGCACTCCGATATTAAGACCCTGGAACGGACTGAGATTATCCGTGATTTGCGTCTGGGTAAGTACGACGTTTTGATTGGGATTAACCTCCTGCGTGAGGGAATCGATGTGCCGGAAACTTCCCTGGTGGCCATTTTGGATGCCGACAAGGAAGGCTTCCTGCGTAATTCCCGTTCCCTGATTCAGACCATGGGTCGGGCGGCCCGTAACGCTAACGGTCACGTCATTATGTATGCCGACCAGGTTACTAAGGCGATGAAGACTGCCATTGATGAGACTAAGCGCCGGCGGACCATCCAGCAGGAGTACAACCAGGAGCACGGCATTGTCCCTCAGACGATTAAGAAGGACATCCGGGACCTGATTTCAGTTACCCATGCGGTCGAGGTTAACGATAAGAACGTTGACCTGACCGAGGTTGACTTTGGCGACCTGCCAGAAGACGAGCAGCAAGAGATTTTGCAGAACCTGACCCAGCAAATGAAGGCTGCCGCTAAGGTCTTAGACTTTGAAACTGCGGCTAAGATGCGGGACCAGATTGATAAGTTGAAGGCAGATGCCGGTCTGATTAAAAAGAAGTAA